The sequence below is a genomic window from bacterium.
GATATCCGTTGTCATGATCTCGGAAGCGGCGCCGGAAGCACCGGGCGACTACTATTATGCGGGAGGAGATTCCCTTTTCGAGCGCACGACAGTCCAGGCGTTTTCCGATGCGGGGGCTAAGGTTAAGTCTATCGGGGATATTGTCGGTCTGGGAGTTTACCTGACCACTGCGGTGAAATGCGGGAAGACGGGTTACGGTATCAGAACGGGCACTATCAAAGAATGCTCGCTCATTCTCGAAAAGGAACTGGCCCTGTTCACGGATGCGAAAGTCCTCATGCTCATGGGAGATGTTGCCATCAAGGCGATCAACTTCATCGCCCGGCGCGCCGGAGAGGCGAGAGTCATCCCCGCGGGCTCGACCTATAAAATACGAGGCGGTGAATTCTTCTTTCAGGGGAAACGGGTATTCCCGTCCTACCTTCAGGCAGGCCCCAGCTTTTTTATCGAAAAAAGCAAACGCAGGATGATAGCCGAGGACATATCCGCCGCCCTGCACCTCGCGGGGCTGGCCGAGTAATTGTCACCGACTCCAGTTATTATTGCTCAGGCGAATACATAACGATACTTTATATGGAACAGATGCCGAAACACGTTCGGCATGACGTCATCAGATGTCGCCAGTTCACCACCGCAGTAATAAATCAAATCCGCTCATATCATTATAGTCCACATAAATCCGTGTTCAATGCCGTTATGATTGGTATTTTTCCGTTTTTCTCCCGAAAACTCAACGCTGAATGATGAATCGAAAATTGATTCCACCTGAATGATTGTCAGATCATCGGATTTAAAACCGGGCAAAGCCGGTGTCTGTCGTTGCAATAATCGGGAAAAACGGCAGAAATTCTTGTTTACCTCGACGGGAAATCCTATATTGCTATGAAGTTCAGTATTTCCGGCGCCCGATCAGCATTATGTACTCCTGGCAGCCATCACTGTGCGGATTTATGATTGTTATGGTGGTTTCAATGGAAGTTGAAGCTGGCAGGGAATGCATACAGCTTGTTTATTAAAAAGCGATGTTTTTTCAACCTGTTTTGGTAAGATGGTGAATGGCAGAAATTAATACAATAACAGGAAACACGGTCAAGGGATATAGAGCAGCCGTACGCCGCGACATCCTTGCCTGTCTGGCGCTTGCCCTGATTACATGCGCCGTTTACTGGCAGGTCCGGGATCATGAGTTTGTCCTGCTGGACGACAACATGTACATTTTCGCCAACAGGCATGTGCTCAACGGTCCGACACCCGACAGTATACGGTGGGCGTTCAGCTTCAATGAGACATCCTACTGGCATCCGCTGACATGGCTCTCGCTCATGCTCGATGCCCGTCTCTTTGGCGGTAAATCCGCAGGCTTCCACCTTGAAAATGTGGCGCTTCATATTCTCAGCACGCTGCTCCTGTTTTATATCCTCCGGCGCATGACACATTCGTTCTGGCCGGGGTTTTTTGTCGCGGCGCTGTTCGCCCTTCATCCCGTAAATGTGGAATCCGTCGCATGGGCAACGGAACGGAAAAATACCCTGAGCACCTTCTTCTGGATGCTGACCGTCGCCGCGTATCTCCGGTATACTGCCAGACCGGGTATTCTGCGATATCTCCCTGTCCTCCTTTTCCTCGCTCTCGGACTCATGACGAAATCGTTTCTTGCTTCGCTGCCGTTTGTATTGCTTCTGCTCGATTTCTGGCCGCTCGGTCGTCTCGGCATCGGGCAGGCTGTTCCTGATTCGGTTAAGGGTGAAAAGAGGGGAGTGGAAGGAAATCCCTGGCATA
It includes:
- a CDS encoding uracil-DNA glycosylase, whose amino-acid sequence is MNINNCIGCTAFPCADVRHERYRVPDIEVTPEKISVVMISEAAPEAPGDYYYAGGDSLFERTTVQAFSDAGAKVKSIGDIVGLGVYLTTAVKCGKTGYGIRTGTIKECSLILEKELALFTDAKVLMLMGDVAIKAINFIARRAGEARVIPAGSTYKIRGGEFFFQGKRVFPSYLQAGPSFFIEKSKRRMIAEDISAALHLAGLAE